A stretch of DNA from Pseudomonas sp. HN11:
GGGTACAGGCGTTTGCCGCTGTCGTTGATCACATAGGGCTGGGCGCCGAACCACACCGCCTGAAAACGCACGCGCGGCGCAGCGGCGTCGGCGCGGACGGCCACATGCGGGTTGAGCACGATCTGCTGGCCGTAGCGCTGGTCGAAGGCCTGCTGCAGGGCCAGCCACTGGGGTTTTTGCGACTGTTCAAAGGTGCCGATGGCGCTGAATTGGCCGTTGCTGTCGCTGACCTTCACGGTGTCCAGATGGGCGGCTTGCAGTTGCTGTTCCAGCCAGGCTTTGGCTTGCTCACGGGACGGCTTTTTCAGCGGCGTAACCTCGTCGGCCGCAACCGTTGCGGGGAGAAGTGGCGCTTCGTTACGAAACGCCAGCGCCCCTGCACAGATAAACAGCAGGACGGTTGTGACAATCCAGGGGGTGAATTTGCGTGGGGCGTCCGAGGTTTTTTCAGCGCCACCAGGCAGTGCCAGGCTCACACCCGCCGTGCCGATCCGCAATTGCAGCGGCAGTCGCGCGCGATGGCCACTGCCGTGGGGAATGCGCACGTTGCCGGCGAGCAGTACATCACCGCCCAGCGCTTCAACCGCTACCTGCCCCCCTTCAAACCGCAGGCGCAGGTGCAGGCCGGCAATGCCGGGATCGCTAAGTACCAGATCGGCAACCAGGTCGGCGCCGAGGGTGTAGACCGGTTGGTCGAGCACCAGGGAACTGCCCTGATGCAAGCCACTGGTCACGGTCAAGGTCGGTGCGCCAGTGCCGGCGACCGGCCCCAAGGAAATCAAGGCTGTCATGGTTGGGTTTGCCCCCTTGAGCATGTGCAACGGGGTCAAGAATCAGGATAAAAACGGACCTGGAAAGGTAAACGGGCAGCGCCGGCGCCGCCCGTTTGGCGAATCAGTTCTGCGGACGCTGTTTGGTGGCGTCGAGCTCCGCTTTTTTCGCGGTGCTGATCTCGGTGATCTTGGCCGACTTCTCGATAGCCATGTTGAAGGTCGCTTCCATCTTCGCGATAGCGTCGTCGGCGCCGCCTGCTTTTACTGGTGGGACATCAGCCATGTTCATCTCCTTGCATCGATAGGGAAGTTATTCAGTTGCGCAACAGCAAGCTGAAAGTATGCAAACCGGTGAATGCCCAAAACGTCAGACAGTGAGCGTTCGAACTGCCGTTGGTTTGCATGGAATCCATACTACTCAGGATCAAAACGCCTCCGCTGTGAAAGCTTGTGAAACGTTTCAAGGAGACGCTGTGAAAGACTGGCTCAACCTGGCGTTGAAAAAAACTCATCGACCATAGGGCACGGAACTTTTAGACAAAAACAAAAACACGCCACAGCCCAATGTTTACAGGGTTCCTGACACTTATCACCTGAAAAATGGTGAATAGTAAGTCTCCCTTTACATCGTCTACGTGCCTGCACTGCGCTTTATTTTCGCGACGCCTTCACATTTTTCACTAGTAGCCTTTCGCCCAACTTCCCAAATATTTCAACTTGTAACAGAAGCGACTTAATCATCGCGTTTGATAGCCCCTCCCAAGCAGCCTTATTGCTGGGTGACCAACTTTCCTCCGCGCCTGTTAGTGCAACTGCACTAATAACCAAAGGACTAGCTCACAGGCCGGCTATATATAAACTTCCAGGTGATCTATGACCGACATGAAT
This window harbors:
- a CDS encoding SctD/MshK family protein; the encoded protein is MTALISLGPVAGTGAPTLTVTSGLHQGSSLVLDQPVYTLGADLVADLVLSDPGIAGLHLRLRFEGGQVAVEALGGDVLLAGNVRIPHGSGHRARLPLQLRIGTAGVSLALPGGAEKTSDAPRKFTPWIVTTVLLFICAGALAFRNEAPLLPATVAADEVTPLKKPSREQAKAWLEQQLQAAHLDTVKVSDSNGQFSAIGTFEQSQKPQWLALQQAFDQRYGQQIVLNPHVAVRADAAAPRVRFQAVWFGAQPYVINDSGKRLYPGAALADNWVLERIENNQVILARGEERFTFTL